A section of the Colius striatus isolate bColStr4 chromosome 28, bColStr4.1.hap1, whole genome shotgun sequence genome encodes:
- the LOC133628080 gene encoding antigen WC1.1-like, translating to MCSEAVPGARSCDWRLCEAEGAAPAGAVGLGVCRGPAGLCLGWVPGGNLRLPGRALWGKRSECCEAAGAAVCAAAAAAPDASACREQRPLGPGPVGTSVLIGIPLAIRFLHGCRWDEGQKVLKGVDAVPVWVGEGGAAELRLVDGGSRCAGRVEVEHEGQWGTVCDDEWDLKDAAVVCKQLGCGSAVEEDEDYEDKDFGPGSGPIWLDDVQWFVRLVGGDNDCSGHVEIHDGEKWKSVCASAFGPRAAAVVCRELQCGAALNIQGVAHDGASAGAMWDRELQCAGNEPFLQFCPRGPSCDQLCTPRAATWLSCTRFRLVNGTTACEGRVELHVQGTWGSLCASRWHLSDTHVLCGHLGCGFAVSLPRGGSFGRGMGPVWRDSFHCSGTEAHLGQCPVTVLGASPCSHEDAAAVICSGPAGSGSLRLVGGGSRCAGRVEIFQRGTWGRVLSEQWDVAEARVVCRQLRCGEAETAYKPPTAERGPGPVGLRGGGWAAGPRRHLGSVPAAGSRRVRLANGPGRCAGRVEIYSQGSWGRVCDDGWDLPDAAVVCRQLGCGGAVGAPGSAAFGEGSGHIWLDGVNCSGAEAALWDCPAGPWGRHDCGHKEDAGAVCSEFTALRLENSDGCSGRLQVFYNGTWGSICSNSMTPKTVSLACEELGCGKEGTLEIQWPRGRVSGPAWLDRVECEERHGSFWLCPSAPWNPRSCDELRDQPLCQAAQGGTRPKMTPTPGSACPNATSCTDRERIRAVGGEDGCSGRVELWHRGSWGTVCDDAWDVRDAEVACRQLGCGPAVAALPEAAFGEGTGPVWLEKVECRGTEAALQHCWAWPGDRGLCRHKEDAAVRCAAAPRTAAPTPRADPTRGRPTSSRSVSLPVIMCMILGALVCLLLALLAWRVLSARAERRGSQTALEPFPEAVYQEIHYSPVWEEQARFKPSGSYSEESLTKLQPHHRDSEEEDGLGSARDSGWTVVHLSATIRVGEQMGISCSAAATSV from the exons ATGTGCAGCGAGGCCGTCccaggggccaggagctgcGATTGGCGTCTCTGCGAGGCCGAAGGAGCAGCCCCGGcaggagcagtggggctgggggtgtgtcGGGGCCCcgcggggctgtgcctgggctgggtgccaggaggaaaCCTCAGGCTTCCTGGCCGGGCGCTGTGGGGGAAGCGCAGCGAGTGCTGCGAggccgcgggggctgcggtttgtgcagctgcagctgcagctcccgatGCATCTGCCTGCAGGGAACAACGGCCCCTGGG cccagggccagTGGGCACCAGCGTGCTCATCGGGATACCTCTGGCAATTCGGTTTCTTCACGGGTGCCGCTGGGACGAGGGGCAGAAGGTGCTCAAGGGAGTGgatgctgtgcctgtgtgggtgggagagggag GGGCTGCAGAGTTGAGGCTGGTGGATGGCGGCAGCCGCTGCGCTGGAAGAGTGGAGGTGGAACACGAGGGACAGTGGGGCACTGTGTGTGATGATGAATGGGActtgaaagatgctgcagtggtttgcaagcagctgggatgtgggtCTGCTGTTGAAGAGGATGAAGATTATGAGGATAAAGATTTTGGGCCAGGATCTGGCCCTATTTGGTTGGATGATGTTCAGT GGTTTGTCCGGCTGGTCGGAGGGGACAACGACTGCTCAGGACACGTGGAGATccatgatggggagaagtggAAAAGTGTCTGTGCCTCAGCCTTtggtcccagagctgctgctgtggtctgcagggagctgcagtgtgggGCAGCCCTGAACATCCAAGGGGTAGCTCATGATGGAGCCAGCGCCGGTGCCATGtgggacagagagctgcagtgtgCAGGGAATGAACCCTTCCTCCAGTTTTGCCCCAGAGGCCCCTCCTGCGACCAGCTctgcacccccagagctgctaCTTGGCTGAGCTGCACAC GGTTCAGGCTGGTGAACGGCACCACGGCGTGCGAGGGGAGGGTGGAGCTGCACGTGCAGGGGACCTGGGGCAGCCTCTGTGCCTCCCGCTGGCACCTCTCTGACACCCACGTCCTCTGTGGTCACCtgggctgtggctttgctgtgtCCCTTCCCAGAGGAGGGAGTTTTGGGAGAGGAATGGGCCCCGTCTGGAGAGACTCGTTCCACTGCAGTGGGACTGAAGCCCACCTGGGACAGTGCCCAGTGACCGTGCTGGGGGCCTCCCCGTGCTCCcatgaggatgctgctgctgtcatctgctcag GCCCCGCTGGCTCCGGGTCCCTgcggctggtggggggagggagccggtGCGCCGGGCGAGTGGAGATCTTCCAGCGCGGGAcgtggggcagagtcctgtctgagcagtgGGACGTGGCGGAGGCCCGTGTGGTGTGTCGACAGCTGCGGtgcggagaggcagagacggccTACAAGCCGCCCACGGCCGAGCGAGGGccgggccccgtggggctgcgaggg GGTGGGTGGGcagccggcccccgccgccaTCTGGGCTCCGTCCCCGCCGCAGGGAGCCGGCGCGTGCGGCTGGCGAACGGGCCCGGGCGCTGCGCCGGGAGAGTGGAGATCtactcccagggcagctggggcagggtcTGCGACGACGGCTGGGACCTGCCCGATGCCGCCGTCGTGTGCCGGCAGCTGGGCTGCGGAGGGGCCGTGGGGGCGCCGGGTTCTGCTGCCTTTGGGGAGGGCTCCGGGCACATCTGGCTGGACGGCGTCAACTGCTCCGGGGCCGAAGCCGCTCTCTGGGACTgcccggccgggccctgggGGCGGCACGACTGCGGGCACAAAGAGGACGCCGGAGCCGTCTGCTCAG AGTTCACGGCcctgaggctggagaacagcGACGGCTGCTCCGGGCGCCTGCAGGTTTTCTACAACGGGACGTGGGGCAGCATTTGCTCCAACTCCATGACCCCCAAAACGGTGTCACTGGCATGCGAGGAGCTGGGCTGCGGGAAGGAAGGGACCCTGGAGATACAATGGCCACGGGGCAGAGTGTCTGGCCCCGCCTGGCTGGACCGTGTGGAGTGTGAGGAGAGACACGGCTCCTTCTGGCTGTGTCCCTCCGCTCCCTGGAACCCGCGGTCGTGCGACGAGCTGCGAGAT cagcccctgtgccaggctgcccagggag GGACACGGCCCAAAATGACCCCAACCCCGGGCTCCGCGTGCCCCAACGCCACGAGCTGCACAG ACAGGGAGAGGATCCGCGCCGTGGGAGGAGAGGACGGCTGCTCGGGCCGGGTGGAGCTGTGGCACCGCGGCTCCTGGGGGACGGTGTGCGACGACGCGTGGGACGTGCGGGATGCCGAGGtggcctgcaggcagctgggctgtggaCCCGCCGTGGCCGCCCTGCCCGAGGCTGCCTTTGGGGAGGGCACGGGCCCCGTCTGGCTGGAGAAGGTGGAGTGTCGGGGCACAGAGgcggctctgcagcactgctgggcctGGCCCGGGGACCGCGGGCTCTGCCGGCACAAGGAGGACGCGGCCGTGCGCTGCGCGG ctgcgCCCAGGACAGCAGCACCGACCCCTCGAGCAG ATCCCACTCGGGGCCGCCCGACCAGCAGCAGAAGCGTCTCGTTGCCCGTCATCATGTGCATGATCCTGGGAGCCCttgtctgcctgctgctggccctccTGGCCTGGAGAGTGCTCAGCGCCAGGGCTGAGCGCAGAG GCTCCCAGACAGCCCTGGAGCCCTTCCCTGAGGCCGTGTACCAGGAGATCCATTACAGCCCAGTGTGGGAGGAGCAGGCGAGATTCAAGCCATCAG GCTCCTATTCCGAGGAGTCCCTGACCAAGCTGCAGCCCCACCACAGGGACAGCGAGGAGGAAGATGGTCTGGGGTCAGCACGAG ACTCGGGATGGACAGTGGTGCACCTGAGTGCCACCATCAGAGTTGGGGAGCAGATGGGGATCTCCTGttctgctgcagccaccagTGTCTGA